GCGGCCCAGTATTATTCTCATCTTCCTGAAGAAATGCCCGGAAACTGGATTCAAGGCGATCTTTCCTCACCGGATGCCACCCGGGACTTTTTGCGGCATCACCAGGCATTGTTGCAGCGCTGTTCTTATTTCGTGCACGCCTATGGTCCCATCTCAAGCAAAGCGTTGAACGAGTTGGATTCAGCTGATTTTTTGCGTGATTTTCAGGGCAACGTGGTGGCGTTTCATGCCATTTCAACCCAATTACTGCAATGGGGGGTTCTCGAGTCCGCCGTGGCGGTGGGATTCAGTGATGTGGGGAAAATCCGTCCTTACCGCATGATTATGACCCATGCGGCGGCCAAAAACGCCCTGTTGCTGCTGGTACTCTCCCTGGCCGGAGAGAACCCCCGTGTCCGTTTCAACATGGTTTCTCCTTCCACCCTGGCCGGCGCACGGATTGTGGACCCCGATCATGAACCTCTGGGGGTCGCGGCGGCCGCGACGGCGATCGCGAATACCCTGGAAGCAAAGATATCGGGAATCCACCTCAGGGTGACGCCGGATCACCCTGATGGCGAAGTGGCGCATGCTCTTTAAGCCGGAAATCCTTGACCGGGAAACGCAAGCCCGTACAGGCAGGCTGATTACCCGGCATGCTGAGGTCGAAACCCCGGTTTTCATGCCCGTGGGAACCGCGGGCAGCGTCAAAGCCCTGCTTCCCTCTCAACTGTCCGCCCTGGGCGCCCGCATTGTTTTGGGAAATACCTATCACCTGTTTGTGCGTCCGGGGTTGGAGGTGGTGCGCAAATTCGGCGGGCTGCATCGTTTTATGGGTTGGCCGGGCGCGTTGTTAACGGACAGTGGCGGTTTTCAGATCTTTTCCCTGCAGGGGCGGACCCGGGTGGATGATACGGGAGTGGGTTTCCAGTCCCACCTGGATGGTACGGCTTTTTGCCTGACGCCGGAAGATGTGGTGGACATCCAGCGTGACCTGGATTCGAATATTCAGATGGTTCTGGATCATTTTGCCGGATATCCCGCTACCCGGGACGAGGATGCGGACGCTCGCCGCCGCACCCTCTTGTGGGCTCGGCGTGCCCGCAACCGTTTCCTGGAAAGGGAGGAGGCGAACGCTCAATTCGCCATTGTTCAGGGGGGATTGCATGAAGACCTGCGCCGCGAATCCCTGGAGGAACTGGTCGAGGTCGGATTCGACGGGTACGCCGTGGGAGGATTGAGCGTGGGTGAACCGCGAGAGGAATTCGAACGCATCGTGGCTTACACGACTCCCCTCCTGCCGCGGGATCGACCGCGTTACCTGATGGGTTCCGGGACTCCCGAAGAGATCCTGCATGCCGTGGAATCGGGTGTGGATATGTTTGACTGCGTGATGCCCACGCGCAATGCCCGCAACGGTTGCCTTTTCACCCGGCGCGGACGCCTGACCATCAAGAATGAACGTTTCCGCCACGATCCCCTGCCCCCGGACCCCGGGTGTTCCTGCTATACCTGCCGCAATTTCTCCAGGGCTTATCTACGTCATCTCTACCTTTCGCGGGAAATCAACTCCGCGGTACTGAATACCATTCATAACATCTGTTTCTACCTTGATTTATTGCGGGACATACGGTATTCTATTCGCTTGAACGGGTTTGCCGCGTTTAAAAACGCGTTTCTTTCCCAGTACCTGGAAGGAGAGTTGCTATGAATTTGTATGCTCAAGGTGCCGGTCCTGCAGGGCAGCCCAGCATGATCAGCGCGCTGATTCCGTTTATCATTATCTTTGTAATTTTTTACCTGCTCATCATCATGCCCGCCCGCAAAAAACAGAAAAAGCATCAGGAAATGCTTGGGGCAATCAAGGGCGGTGAACGCGTGGTGACCGCCGGCGGTATATTCGGCACGGTTACCCGGGTGATGGATGACCGCATCGAAATGGAAGTCGACAAAAATACCCGGATCCAGGTTGCCAAGGCTTCCGTCTCTTCCATTATTCAACCTGGAGCCGAAGCCAAGTAGCCCCGGTGGGAGCATGCTCCCAACCGGATTAATACCCGTTCCCCGGGGCCGGCGGGGGAGCGAAGAATCCTTCGGAGGATGTCATGGACAAAAAAATGGGCTGGAAGATTATATTGATCCTGGGTGTTGTGGCCTTTTCCGTGGTCATGTTTCTTCCCCTGGACAAAAAGATCAACCTGGGTCTCGACCTCAAGGGCGGGATGCACCTGATCCTGGAGGTCCAGACGGATGAAGCCATCCGCATTCAGACCGATCAGGGCGTGGAGTTGCTCAAGGATCGTTTAAAGGAAGCGGGGATCGAGTACGAATCGCTGCGCCGGGATGGAGTCAGCACCATTACCGGAGGCGGGATTCCCTTTGAGCGGCAGCGGGATGTCAAAGATATTTTGGACGATGATTTCCGCGACTGGAAATACACCTATACGGGCGCGGGTTTTACCATGACCCTCAAGCCGAACATCGAGATGCGTTTGCGCGACCAGTCGGTTGACCAGGCCCTGCAGACCATCGACAACCGCGTCAACGAATACGGTGTGGCCGAACCTGTGATCCAGAAGGAGGGCCTTTCCGGAGACCGTTTATTGATTCAACTCCCCGGCGTGGACGATCCTGGGCGGGTGAAGTCCTTGATTCAGAACACCGCCATGCTGGAGTGGAAACACGTCGAAGCCGGTCCGTTTGAGAGCGAGGACGCGGCCAAAGCGGAGTACGGCGGTACGATTCCGGAGGATCTGCTTGTTATTAAAACCAATCCCCGGCGCATGTCCAAGGGCTTCTACGTGTTGCGTCGCGCTTCGGTGGTGAGCGGGAACGACCTGAAGAGCGCACGCCGTTCCCAGGATGAATACGGTGCCGTGGCCGTGGGTTTCTCTTTCAACAATGACGGCGCGCGTAAGTTCGAACGCTACACGGCGGCCAACGTGGGCAAACGCCTGTCGATCGTTCTGGACGACCGCATCGAAAGCGTGGCCACCATCGACGACGTCATATCCTACGGCGGCATCCTCAGGGGCAATTTTACGGCCCAAGAGGTCGACGACCTGGTCCTGGTGTTGCGTTCCGGCGCGTTGCCGGCTCCCTTGAAATACCTGCAGGAAAGGACCATCGGGCCTTCCCTGGGTGCGGATTCCATTCGCAAGGGAACCACCGCGGCCCTGTTCGGCTTGTTTTTGGTAATCGTGTTCATGCTGGTTTACTATAGGGGCGCGGGCATCAACTCCGTGGTCGCCCTGGTGCTCAACATCATTATTCTGCTGGGGATTCTGGCCTATTTTCGCGCCACCTTGACTTTACCGGGTATCGCCGGCATCATTTTAACCATCGGTATGGCGGTGGATGCCAACGTGCTCGTGTTCGAGCGTATCAAAGAGGAATTGCAGGCGGGGAAATCCCCCAAGGCCTCCATTGATTCCGGATTCAAAAAGGCGTTTGTGACGATTTTTGACGCCAATGTCACCACCATCATTGCCGCGGTGTTTCTTTTCCAGTTCGGGACAGGACCCATCAAAGGGTTTTCCGTCACCCTCATCATCGGCATCTTGGCCAGTATGTTTACCGCGGTGTTTGTGTCCAGGGTGATTTTCGACTTGGTTTACGGCAAACGCCGCAAGTTGAAATCGATCAGCATCTGACAGGAGCGGAACCATGGGAATATTCAATAAAGTGCCGGAATTCCGGTTCATGAGCAAGCGTTTCATCGCTTTTGCGCTATCGGGCCTGGTGATTGTCGCGGGGATATTTGCTTTCTTTACCAAGGGGTTCAACCTGGGAATCGACTTTACCGGAGGCACCATGATTGAAGTGGCCTTCAAGGCGCCGACCCGGGTGGGGGAACTGCGGGATCGCCTCAGTCGTGTCGGCATGGGTGGCGCAACGATCCAGGCCGTGGGCAGTGAGGGCAACAAGTTCTTTATCAAAACCCTGACCGTGGTGGAAGAAGAGGAAATGGACAAGAAACTGGACGCCCTGGACCAGGTGGCCAACTCCATCCGCCGCTCTCTCATGAGTCCGGATGACCTGGCCGCCCTTGATTCCGGACGCATCGACCTGAACAATGCCGCGGAAAAGGCCCTGGAAGACTTTTTCGTTTCCCAGGGGATTTCCGGCGATGACGGCAAGGAGGCGGCATCCGCGTTGATATCCGTGCGCAAACGCTCGGAAACGGGCCTGATAACCGACATGTCGGAGTTGGATGCACTGGACCTGAAACAGCGGGTACGGACCCAGTTGCGCGAAAAGGCGTTCCTCGGGGATTTCACTTTCCTCAGCGTGGAAAGCGTTGGTCCCCAGGTGGGCAAGGACCTGCGCACCAAGACAATCCTGGCCACGGTCTGGGTGCTGCTCGGCATGCTGATCTACATCGGCTTCCGCTTCAAGTTCATCTACGGCCTGGCCGCGGTGATCACCTTGTTGCACGATGTGTTGGTGTGCCTGGGGGCCATCATCTTTTTCCAGATCGAGATGTCTCTGCCGGTGGTCGCGGCTTTGCTCACCATCGTGGGGTACTCGTTGAACGACACCATTGTTGTTTTTGACCGCGTCCGGGACAACGTGAAATCGATGCGCCGGCAGGGTGCAGCTGAAATTATCGATGCGAGTGTCAACCAGACCCTGAGCCGTACCTTGGTAACATCCCTGACCACATTAATCGCTGTTCTCTGCCTGTTTTTCCTGGGCGGCGAAGTGATTCACACCTTTTCAGCGGTATTGATCGTGGGTGTGGTGGTGGGTACTTATTCCTCCATATTCCAGTCATGT
The window above is part of the Candidatus Aminicenantes bacterium genome. Proteins encoded here:
- a CDS encoding SDR family NAD(P)-dependent oxidoreductase is translated as MGKECLVYPGSRRNRPHDRGHADGKHPGVVSRPGKTVAVAGNALITGASGLLGRELSRLLYRRGFAVAAQYYSHLPEEMPGNWIQGDLSSPDATRDFLRHHQALLQRCSYFVHAYGPISSKALNELDSADFLRDFQGNVVAFHAISTQLLQWGVLESAVAVGFSDVGKIRPYRMIMTHAAAKNALLLLVLSLAGENPRVRFNMVSPSTLAGARIVDPDHEPLGVAAAATAIANTLEAKISGIHLRVTPDHPDGEVAHAL
- a CDS encoding tRNA guanosine(34) transglycosylase Tgt; protein product: MLFKPEILDRETQARTGRLITRHAEVETPVFMPVGTAGSVKALLPSQLSALGARIVLGNTYHLFVRPGLEVVRKFGGLHRFMGWPGALLTDSGGFQIFSLQGRTRVDDTGVGFQSHLDGTAFCLTPEDVVDIQRDLDSNIQMVLDHFAGYPATRDEDADARRRTLLWARRARNRFLEREEANAQFAIVQGGLHEDLRRESLEELVEVGFDGYAVGGLSVGEPREEFERIVAYTTPLLPRDRPRYLMGSGTPEEILHAVESGVDMFDCVMPTRNARNGCLFTRRGRLTIKNERFRHDPLPPDPGCSCYTCRNFSRAYLRHLYLSREINSAVLNTIHNICFYLDLLRDIRYSIRLNGFAAFKNAFLSQYLEGELL
- the yajC gene encoding preprotein translocase subunit YajC produces the protein MNLYAQGAGPAGQPSMISALIPFIIIFVIFYLLIIMPARKKQKKHQEMLGAIKGGERVVTAGGIFGTVTRVMDDRIEMEVDKNTRIQVAKASVSSIIQPGAEAK
- the secD gene encoding protein translocase subunit SecD, which translates into the protein MDKKMGWKIILILGVVAFSVVMFLPLDKKINLGLDLKGGMHLILEVQTDEAIRIQTDQGVELLKDRLKEAGIEYESLRRDGVSTITGGGIPFERQRDVKDILDDDFRDWKYTYTGAGFTMTLKPNIEMRLRDQSVDQALQTIDNRVNEYGVAEPVIQKEGLSGDRLLIQLPGVDDPGRVKSLIQNTAMLEWKHVEAGPFESEDAAKAEYGGTIPEDLLVIKTNPRRMSKGFYVLRRASVVSGNDLKSARRSQDEYGAVAVGFSFNNDGARKFERYTAANVGKRLSIVLDDRIESVATIDDVISYGGILRGNFTAQEVDDLVLVLRSGALPAPLKYLQERTIGPSLGADSIRKGTTAALFGLFLVIVFMLVYYRGAGINSVVALVLNIIILLGILAYFRATLTLPGIAGIILTIGMAVDANVLVFERIKEELQAGKSPKASIDSGFKKAFVTIFDANVTTIIAAVFLFQFGTGPIKGFSVTLIIGILASMFTAVFVSRVIFDLVYGKRRKLKSISI
- the secF gene encoding protein translocase subunit SecF produces the protein MGIFNKVPEFRFMSKRFIAFALSGLVIVAGIFAFFTKGFNLGIDFTGGTMIEVAFKAPTRVGELRDRLSRVGMGGATIQAVGSEGNKFFIKTLTVVEEEEMDKKLDALDQVANSIRRSLMSPDDLAALDSGRIDLNNAAEKALEDFFVSQGISGDDGKEAASALISVRKRSETGLITDMSELDALDLKQRVRTQLREKAFLGDFTFLSVESVGPQVGKDLRTKTILATVWVLLGMLIYIGFRFKFIYGLAAVITLLHDVLVCLGAIIFFQIEMSLPVVAALLTIVGYSLNDTIVVFDRVRDNVKSMRRQGAAEIIDASVNQTLSRTLVTSLTTLIAVLCLFFLGGEVIHTFSAVLIVGVVVGTYSSIFQSCAWLVNWERHFLGGKKKFANK